The following nucleotide sequence is from Microbulbifer sp. A4B17.
GTCGAGACAATAAAAGAAAAGTTGACAGTAGAATTTTCCCCTCAGCATATTGAAGTGCAATGTGAAAGTCATATGCACAATGTGCCTGCAGGCGCTGAAATGCACTTTCGGGTCGTGTTAGTGAGTGAGGCTTTCAATTCGGCAAGAAAAGTTCAGCGTCACCAAAAAGTCTATGCGGCTTTG
It contains:
- a CDS encoding BolA family transcriptional regulator, producing MSLVETIKEKLTVEFSPQHIEVQCESHMHNVPAGAEMHFRVVLVSEAFNSARKVQRHQKVYAALSEEMAGPIHALALHTYSPEEWEGQAPQSPECQGGGKK